The following coding sequences lie in one Capsicum annuum cultivar UCD-10X-F1 chromosome 5, UCD10Xv1.1, whole genome shotgun sequence genomic window:
- the LOC107871454 gene encoding protein ACCELERATED CELL DEATH 6, whose product MDPTLYNAAVEGNISNGDFSLAEYLKRDEENPYQVTPTGNTILHVAAHYGHSHFVAEVLKISPALLCHRNKKNETALHVAANEGHIEVVHSLLSMDEHYKETLMRMTDENGDTVLHKAVRSRHQDVARLLVKEDPEFEFPSNKARETPLYLAAESGLREALSEILNSCTQPTSSAGPLNRTPLHAAVIQEHTDCARLLMQWNKSLSEEPDVGGWNSLHFAALLGLKEVVSDMLGWKKSLAYLPAGSENDWTTAIHIAAGSGKVDVLHELLNHCPDCWEMLDSNGRNALHEAIFCSQANVVSYLLKSRKWDKLSEDPDNDGNTPLHLLASSNFWGYVPLELKYHPRAKKMSYNKENKTPFDVAVSCTEWTADKDRIAPSLFNDFLISIAQLGRRSPKLNQMDRQKIIFNQAKERDINIKGILSAAQMQLVVATLLVTVTFAAGFTLPGGFESDDNSPNKGMAVLIKKASFRAFVIADAIAFACSAGAIFSYFYMASNPRPMSYQDLGYLWSLSKVGARSQLVAMSAVVIAFVTGMYATLAHSVGLAVTVCAIGCISFIMYVWAVLRPVCWIRVAKK is encoded by the exons ATGGATCCAACCTTGTACAATGCTGCGGTGGAAGGCAATATCAGTAATGGTGATTTTTCACTTGCTGAATATCTGAAAAGGGATGAAGAAAATCCGTACCAAGTCACTCCAACAGGCAACACAATCTTACACGTGGCCGCTCATTATGGCCACTCCCATTTCGTGGCAGAAGTCCTTAAGATTAGTCCGGCATTGTTATGCCATCGGAACAAGAAGAATGAAACTGCGCTTCACGTAGCAGCTAACGAAGGTCACATCGAAGTAGTCCATTCGCTACTTAGTATGGATGAGCATTATAAGGAGACACTCATGAGGATGACAGATGAGAATGGAGATACAGTGCTGCACAAGGCCGTGAGGAGCCGACATCAAGATGTAGCCAGACTCTTGGTGAAAGAAGATCCTGAATTCGAATTTCCATCCAACAAGGCCCGGGAGACACCACTGTATCTGGCAGCCGAGTCTGGTCTTCGTGAAGCTTTGAGTGAAATCTTGAACTCCTGCACGCAACCAACTTCTTCTGCAGGTCCATTAAATCGAACACCTCTGCATGCAGCAGTAATTCAGGAACACACGG ATTGCGCGAGATTGCTGATGCAATGGAATAAATCTTTGAGTGAGGAACCTGACGTGGGGGGCTGGAATTCGCTGCACTTTGCCGCTCTTTTAGGATTGAAAGAAGTAGTTTCTGATATGCTCGGGTGGAAAAAATCCTTAGCCTACCTTCCAGCAGGCAGTGAAAACGACTGGACAACAGCAATTCACATTGCAGCCGGCTCAGGTAAGGTAGACGTTCTACATGAGCTATTAAATCACTGCCCTGATTGCTGGGAAATGCTCGACAGCAATGGCCGAAATGCTCTTCACGAAGCCATATTCTGCAGTCAAGCAAATGTGGTCAGTTACTTACTGAAGTCCAGAAAGTGGGATAAGCTTAGCGAGGATCCAGACAACGATGGCAACACTCCTCTCCATTTGCTTGCTTCCTCTAATTTCTGGGGCTATGTGCCATTGGAATTAAAATATCATCCCCGAGCAAAGAAGATGTCATATAACAAGGAAAACAAGACTCCTTTTGACGTAGCAGTGTCTTGCACAGAGTGGACGGCAGACAAGGACAGAATCGCGCCCAGCTTGTTTAACGATTTCCTTATTTCCATTGCTCAGTTGGGACGACGTTCACCCAAGCTGAACCAGATGGATCGGCAGAAGATAATTTTCAACCAAGCTAAGGAACGCGACATTAACATCAAAGGTATCTTATCAGCAGCTCAAATGCAACTTGTTGTGGCTACTCTATTAGTCACAGTCACCTTTGCAGCTGGTTTTACATTACCGGGAGGATTTGAAAGCGATGACAATAGCCCTAATAAGGGGATGGCAGTTCTAATAAAAAAAGCATCGTTCCGTGCATTTGTTATAGCAGATGCCATCGCCTTTGCATGCTCCGCTGGTGCTATATTCAGCTACTTCTATATGGCGTCAAATCCTCGTCCGATGTCCTATCAGGATTTGGGTTATTTGTGGTCTCTCAGTAAAGTTGGAGCTAGATCGCAGCTCGTGGCAATGTCAGCAGTTGTAATTGCTTTTGTAACTGGTATGTATGCTACTTTAGCACATTCAGTTGGTCTCGCTGTTACTGTCTGTGCCATCGGTTGCATCTCTTTCATTATGTACGTGTGGGCAGTGCTGAGGCCAGTATGCTGGATACGTGTAGCAAAAAAGTAA